Genomic DNA from Noviherbaspirillum saxi:
CTGCGCGGTGTAATCAATCGACAGGTCGAGCATGCGCTGTGCGAGGCCAAGCAGTTGCGCAGCCGCAGCCACTGCGCTGCGATTGAAGGCTTCATCGCAGATAGCCTTGGCATCGGTCGCGATGCGTTCGGCGTCATCCGTTTTCCAGTCGATCGAGAACAAGCGGCGCGACGCGTCGACGCTCGGCTGCAACGTGAGGCGAGCCAGTTGCGGCGACACCGCGTACAGCGCGCCGTCTTGCGGCAGCAGTATCAGGCTGGCCCAATGCGCATCCGGCACCAGGCCGCTTTGCGGCTGCGCCAGCGCGATACGCGCGCTGCCGTCGGCGATCTTGGACAGCCATTGCGAGCGGAAGTCGCTGTCTGGCAATGCGGCAATCAACCCCGCCGCCGCCCAGGCGGTATCGAGCAGCGGCTCCGGCAAGGCGTGATATCCGCACTCCTGCGCGATCAGCACCCAGTCGGTGTCATTGAGTCCCATACCGCCGTTGGCTTCCGGTACCGACAATCCGGTCAGGCCCTGCGCGGCCAACAGGCTCCATAATTCGCGCGAGCGTCCCGAGGGGCGTGTCCACAATTCGCGGATCAGTTCCGGCGACACTTCGTTCATCAGGAACTTGCGCACGCTGTCGACCAGCATGGTTTGGTCTTCGCTGAAAGTAAAATCCATTTCTCTCTTCCTTACGAACGCGGCATGCCGAGCATGCGTTCGGCGATGATGTTGCGCTGGATTTCATTGGTGCCGGCGTAGATCGGTCCCGATTGCGCGAACATAAAGCCTTCCAGCCAATGACCGTGATCCACTGCCAGCGGCGCACCGCCGGTCAACTCGGCGAACGGCCCGGCAAGACGCAGCGCGGTTTCATGCATGCGAACGTCGAGTTCCGACCAGAACACCTTGTTGGTGCTCGATTCGGCGCCGATGTGGCCGCCCTTCTGCAAGCGGCATGCGGTGGCATAGGTCGATAGCGCATAGGCCTCCGCGTCCATCCAGGCGCGGGCAACCGCTTCTCCCAGCACCGGGTCGACGCCGCCGTCGCGCGCCTTGCGCTGCTGGTACAGCGCGGCCAATGCACGCGCGGTTTCCTGAAAACGCGCCGGCGAACGCAGCATTAGTCCACGCTCGAAACCGGCGGTCGCCATTGCGACCTGCCAGCCGGCGCCCTCTGCGCCGAGGCGGTTTTCCAGCGGTACGCGCACGTTGTCGAAAAAGATTTCCGCAAATCCGGTCTGGCCGTTGAGTTGCTTGATCGGCCGCACTGTGATGCCCGGCGAACGCAAAGGCAGCAACAGGAACGACAGCCCGTGATGGCGTTTGGATTCCGGTGCGGTGCGAAACAATCCGAACAGCCAGTCTGCCCACACTGCGCGGGTCGACCAGATCTTTTGGCCGTTCACCACGTAGCTGTCGCCATCCTGGACCGCGGTACAGCGGATCGCCGCCATGTCGGAACCGGCGCCCGGCTCCGACCAGCCCTGGGCCCACACGTCTTCGCCGGACGCCATGCGCGGCAAAAAGCGGGCTTTCTGTTCCTGTGTGCCATAGTCCATCAGCGTCGGGCCGAGCAGGAAGATGCCGTTCTGGTTCACACGCAGCGGCGCGCCCGCGCGCCAGTATTCCTCTTCAAAGATCAGCCACTCGATCAGGTCACAGCCGCGTCCGCCCAAGGCTTGCGGCCAGGTCACCATGCTCCAGCGTCCGGAATGCAATGTGCGTTCCCATTCGCGGTGCTGGGCAAAACCTTCAGCGGTATCGAAGCTTTGCAGCGGCGTCTTCGGGATATGTTCGGACAGCCAGCCTCGGATCTCGGCGCGGAATGCGCGCTGCCGTTCGGTGTATGCAAGGTTCATGGAGTTACGCTCCGTTCGTTGCTGCGGCACTAAAATTCGCGGCGCGCTTTTCGACAAACGCGCTGCGCGCTTCGCCGGAATCCAGGCTCATGTACGCCTGCAAGGTAAAGCCCTGTTCCCAGCGGTATTTGTCTTCCAGGTTGCCGTCTTCGACACCGTTCAGCGATTCCTTCGCCAGACGCAGCATCTCGGGACTCTTGGTGGCGATGGCGCGCGCGGTTTCCATCGCGACCTCGCGCAATTGCGCGCGCGGCACCACGCGCTCGATGCCGCCCAGGCGGTAGGCTTCGGCGGCATCGATCATCAGGCCGGTGAAATACATCCAGCGCACCTTTTGCACGGGAAACAGGCGTTGCAGGTGCGCACCGCCGCCCATTGCGCCACGGTCGATTTCCGGCACGCCGAAGCGCGCGCACTCGGAAGCGATCACGATGTCAGCGGCGCCGGACAGGCCGATACCGCCGCCGAGCACGAAACCGTGCACCGCCGCGATCACCGGTTTCGGATTGCGGTGCACCGCGCGAAACGATGCATAGTTGCCGGCGTTGACATCAACGATGCGCTCCGGGTGCGCCGCCAGCTCTTTGATGTCGACCCCGGCGCAAAAGCCGCGCCCTTCGCCGCGCAACACGATCACACGCACGCGCTCGTCGCAGCCCAGCGCGTCGAGTTCCGCCGCCAGCGCATGCCAGCCGGCGCAATCGAGCGCGTTGACCGGCGCATGGTCGATCACCAGTTCGGCAATGCCGTCCGCGACCTTTGTATGGAATGGCTTACTCATGCATTTTCTTTCTGTGTTTGGTTGGTAGCGGAAGGCACGCCGGCGCTGCCGGCAGCCAGCACGGCGAGGCGCTGCTCAGCCACTGCCGCGATGCGTTCGATCAATTCATTGACCGATTCGATGCGATTGATGGCAGCGGCGGCCTGGCCGCTCGGCAGCACGCCCTCATCGGGCACGCCGTCGACCATTGCGCGTTGAATCAATACCGGCGCATTCGCGGCCATCAGCGTCTGCGCGACGCCTGTGTCACCGGTGCGCAATGCCTTTACTGCAACGCCGAACATTTGCGCCATGCTCATACCGGTATGGCGACGCCATTGCTGCGCGGTGCGCAAGGCAAGCAGCAGACGTCGCAGGCCGCAGGCCTGCTCCAGCTGTGCCAGATAAACGTTGTCGAGCATGCGCTGCGGCAAGCCATCGATCGCATGCGATACGCGTATGGTCGCGGCGTCATTCGCGGCCAAATAGTGTTGCAGCGTGGCAGGCGGCACCGGCGATTCCGTGCTCATCAGGAAACGCGTTCCCATCGCAATACCGGCAGCGCCGTAGGCCAGCGCTGCGGCCAGTCCGCGCCCGTCGAAGAATCCGCCGGCAGCCACGACCGGCACCTTGACCGCATCCAGCACCTGCGGCAACAGGATCGTGGTCGGCACCGCGCCGGTATGACCGCCGCCTTCTCCACCTTGCACGGTGACTACGTCGGCACCCATTTCCACGGCCTTGACCGCATGCTTGACCGCACCCACGGTAGGCATGCAGATCACGCCCGCGTCTTTCAGTCGCCGGATCGTCGCCTTGTCAGGCCCGCGTCCGTAGCTGACCGCACGCAGCCGGTATTTGATGGCCAGTTCGACCGCGTCCTGCGCATTGGGCTGGAACATATGGAAATTGAGGCCGAACGGCGCATCGCTGAGTTCCTTCACCTTGCGGATTTCCGCCTCCAGGCGCTCCGGTTCGATGGTCGCGCCGGCCAGGAAACCGAAACCGCCGGCATTGCCGGTCGCCGCGACCAGCCGCGCATCGGCCACCCAGCCCATCGCGGTCTGTACGATCGGGTAATGACAGCCGAGCAGCGTACACAGCGAGGTTTGCAAAAAAGAAGGCGCGCTCATGCCGCATCATCCTTTTTCGGTGTTGCGCCATGCTGTTCGCGCTGCGACGCCGCCATGGAACGCGCGTCGTAGCCGCCTAGTTTGTCGCCGCTGGTCAATTCATTGTGAGCATGCGCGAAGTGGTGCCAGGCGAACGCGGCATCCATCGCACTGCGCTTGCCTTGCAAATCTTCGACATGGTTGATGGCCTGCTTAGTCAGTGTCAAGCCGAGGCGCGGCATTTGCGCGATGCGACGTGCGACGCAATAGGTTTCCTCTTCGAGAAAGTCGCGCGGCACGACACGGTTCACCATCCCCATCTGGTAGGCGCGTTGCGCATTCATGCGATCGCCGAGAAACAGGAATTCTTTTGCGATGCGCGGATGGAGCTCATACGGATGCGCGAAGTATTCAACACCCGGAATCCCCATGCGAACCACCGGGTCGGAAAAGAACGCATCTTCGGATGCGACGATCAGATCGCATACCCAGGCCAGCATCAATCCACCGGCCACACAGGCGCCGTGCACCATTGCAATCGTCGGTTTCGGCAGCTCGCGCCAGCGCCGGCACATGCCGAGATAGACTTCCTGTTCGCGGGCATACAAGAATTCGCCGCCCGGCTTGTTCACATGGTCGTACCACAGTGAAGTACGCTCGAAAGACTGGTTGATGTCACGTCCAGGCGTGCCGATGTCATGGCCTGCAGAAAAATGCTTTCCGGCACCGCGCAGCACGATCACCTTGACCTCATCGTCGGCAGCGGCGCGGCGGAATGCCGCATCCAGCGCGTAGGTCATCTGCGAATTCTGCGCATTGTGGTATTCGGGCCGGTGCATCGTCACGGTGGCGATGCCGTCTTCCACCATGTACTGCACCACCTCTTCGGCGGCTGCCGCGCTGTCGACTGCCATGGTACTCATGCCGGCACCTCCGCGCGGGGTGCGGCACGCAGTGCCGGTGGATTGTTGCGTAGCGCGCTTGCACGCAGGTTGTGCGGATCGAGACGGCGGATGATGTCCAGCTGGGTCGCGTCCGGCAAGGGCGTGACGCCCATCTCGGGTGCGCGCAGCAACTCGAAACCGGTTGCCGCCTGCACGTCGTCGAAGTGCACGCCCGGATGCAAGGAACGCACCCGCATGGCATGCTGCGGCCCCTCGAAGTCGAGAACGCACAAGTCGGTGACGATGCGGCGCAGATCGATGAAATCGCCACGCATGCCGGGCGTGCGGCGCGCCGGGTTGTAGCCGACGCCGGCCACCATGTCGACTTCACCCTTCACGAATACGCGCGGGCCATGCGAAGTCACCAGGTAGGAATTGATGTGGTTGATGCTATTGCCGGGATAGCCGCGCGCGCCCAGCAACTGTGTCTTCGGACGGTCATAGTCCGCGCCGAGACAGGAAATGTTGGTCTGCCCGTAGCGGTCGATCTGGCTGGGCATCGTGAGCGCGTGACGGTAGCCGCCCCACACGCATTCGAAGATGCGTGCGAATGGCATCCAGCCGGCCGCTTGCAATGTGAAACCTTCGGGACGCGGCCCGAGCGGGATCGGTTCTTCGATCAGATAGGCTTCGCCATCGGTAAGCAACAGTTCCGGGCTATGCGTGAGCTTTGCCAGCCCTGCCGCCAGGCGCGGAATGGTGCCGATGCCGGATGCGAGCAATTCGCCGTCGCCGCGCCAGCCTTCGGCGCAGGCGACAATCAATAATTCCGCCAGGGTGATGTCGTGTTGATCATTAGCCATGTCGCAACTCCTTAAATTGCCGTCACCGGCAAGCTGCCGATATGCGCGGCGCCGCCAACGCGTGCCTGGTAGTCGGACTCGCCACCGGCGAGATAGTCATTTGCATACGCCTGCCAGCCGTTTTCCTGCTCGGCGCTGGCACAGTACTGCTTCAGATGTTTCATGTCCCAGCCATAGTGCGGTGCGCACGAGGTCGGATGCGCGCCGCCCGGCGCATGCACGACGCCGGTGACCAGATAGCGCTCGAAAGAATTGGCACGCGCGGCATCGGTGCTGCCGTGCTCGCCAAGGTCGAGCCGTTCATGCAATTGTTCGCAGCTGACATAGCAGCGTTTGGCCGCACGCGCGAACAAGTCGTCGAAGTACGGATCGGGGCCGAGGATGCGGCTGTTGCCGAGGCGATCGCATTGATCGACATGCAACAGCGCAACGTCGAGATGCAAGGCCGGCATCGCCAGCAAGGTTTCGCCATCCGCATACGGGGAGCTGATCGTCTTGAAATCCGGATACCTGGCATGCACATCGCTGGCCAGGCCGACGCGCGTGGGAAGGAAGGGCAGGCGCATTGCCGCTGCGCGCAAACCCCATTGCAGCATGCCTTCATCCAGTTCGCAGATGTCCATGCCGCCTGCTTCGCGTGCGCGCCGGAAGTAAGGTTCGAGCGGAATCGCATCCAGCGACACGAAGCCGAAGACCAGTTTCCTTACCTTGCCCGCGGCGCACAGCATGCCGACTTCCGGACCGCCGTACGTGACAATGGTGAGATCCTTCAGATCCGAGCGCAGGATTTCGCGCACCAGTGCCATCGGCTTGCGGCGCGGCCCCCAGCCACCGATGCCGATGGTCATGCCATCGCGCAGTTGCGCGACAAGATCCTGCGCGCCGAGTTGTTTGTTCAATGCCATGTCAAGCCTGCCTTATTGATAACCGATGCTGAAATCATGTCCCCACAGACTGACTGCGGTCGCTTCGTACACGCTGTGCTTGTCCCAGTCGACCTGCAAACCGCCGTGACCGTACTCAAGGTCAAAGCCGCCCGGCGTCTTCATGTAGAACGAAGTCATGTGGTCGTTGCAGTGGCGCCCAAGCGTCGCCGACATCTTCACGCCATGCGTGCGCACACGGTCCAGCGCGCGGCCGACTTCATCCATCGACGGCACTTCGACCATCGCATGCACGCAGCCGCTTTCAACCGGCATCTCGAAGATCGCGAGGCTATGGTGCCGGCTGTTATTGCAATGCATGAAATGGATACGCTTTTCCGGCTCATTTGGATCAGGCGTGAAGCGCACACGGAAAATATCGGACAGACGGAAGCCGAGTACGTCGGCAAGGAAACCGTAGGTCCTATCAAAGTCCGGTGCCGGCAGCACCACATGGCCCAGCCCCATGTCGCTGGTAATAAACTCGGGCACGCCGATGGGCGATACAAAACGACGGAAATCGGACTTGGCGCCCCAGAAAATTTCATGGCGATTACCGGACGGATCGGTGACCCAGCACATCTCCTGTACACGGCGCAACGCGCAATCGCCGGCGCTGCCAAGCTGCACTTCATGCTTTTGTAGCAATTGCACGGCTTGCGCGAACGCGCTCGCATCGGCCACTTCCCAGCCGGACGCGAAATAGCGGTCCCGCTTGCCCGGCAATACCGCAAAACGGTATGCACGCTCGTCCATCTTCAGATACAGCGCGCCCTCCGGCCCGTCTTCCGCCATCATGCCGAGCACCTGCTCGCCGTAATGACGCCATTGGGACGCATCGGTCGTTTCGACGACGATATAGCCCAAACCGCGAATGTCGATCATGCCGCTCTCCTGGAATTTGTTGATCTCTGAGATTGATTCTGTGGGAAGGAGGGGGGGCTGACATCGTCTGATAAGACTAGCCGGAGGGATTGTGTGGCGTTTAGGCTGCGCTCATTTTTGATCCGAAGAGATATACCAACTCCCTTCTCCCGCAAGCGGGAGAAGGGGCGGGGATGAGGGCGGTTGCCAAGTGAGTCGACGTTTGCCTATGAAGGGAATAGAAGACGTGAAAATCAAGGCATTCGTATGAAAGCGCTCTTGCTGGCGCCCTCACCCCCAGCCCCTCTCCCGCTTGCGGGAGACAGGAGGTCAAGTTGGAAAGATTCCGGTTACACAGCCCGCCGCAACTGATGCTTCAATACCTTCCCCGCCGCATTCATCGGCAGTTCCCGCAAAAACTCCACCGCACACGGCGCCTTGTAATTCGCCATCCGCTGCCGCGCCCATGCCACCAGTTCGGCACTGGTCAGCGCAGCATCGCCGCGCAACACCACATAGGCCTTGCCCACTTCTCCCATCCGCTCATCCGGCATACCCACCACCGCAACCTGTGCAATCGCGGGATGGGCGGACAGCAAGCGTTCGATCTCCGCCGGATAGCAATTGAAACCGCCGCTGATATACATGTCCTTGAGCCGGTCGGTAATGCGCAGATAGCCGCGTTCATCGAGTGTGCCGACATCGCCTGTCCGCAACCAGCCTTCCGCGTCGACCGCCTCGCGGGTGCCGGCTTCGTCATTGAAATAGCCGCGCATGATGTTATAGCCGCGGATCGCGACTTCTCCCGGAACATTGGGTGCTGCCGTGCGCCCTTCCCCATCTATGCAGCGCACCTCGATGCCGGGCATCGCCCGCCCGCAAGTAGTGGCGATCGTGTCCGCATCGTCGCTCGCCTCGCACAACGTGGCAAAACCGCACGACTCGGTCAGTCCATAACCGGTCAGCACCGTCTTGAATCCGAGCTCGCGCCGCATGCGTTCGATCAGTACCGGCGGAATGCTGGCGGCACCGGTGACTGCCGCGCGCAGGCTGGACAGGTCGAATTCGGCCAGCGTCGGATGCGCGAGGATGCTGTGATACAGCGTCGGCGGCCCCGGCAGGATATTGATGCGCTCACCGGCGATACGCGCAAGCACCGCTTCCGCGTCGAACACCTGCTGCGGCACGATGGTGACGCCATGCATCAGCGCCGCCAGCCAGCCGGCCTTGTAACCGAATGCATGGAAAAATGGCCCGACAATCAGGTAGCGCTCCCCTGCCGTCAAGCCGACCGCATTGCCCCAGCTGGCGATCGCGCGCAGGTTTTGTCCATGCGCGGTCATTACGCCTTTCGGCCGGCCGGTGGTGCCGGAGGTAAACATCAGGTCCGACAGGTCGTCCGGCTGTACCGCTTCGGCGCGCGTCTGCGCCTCCTGTTGCAAAATCCGGTCGCCCTGTTCCAGAAAACGCTCCCAGCCGTCGTCGCCGGCTTCGCGCGCGCGCAGCACGATCACCCGTTCCAGCGTGGCCGGCTTATGGGCCGCCAGCAGATCCGGATAATAACTGCCGAGAAAATCCCCGATGCAAAACAATAGCCGTGCGCCGCTGTCATCCAGGATGTCGGCTGCTTCGTAGCCGCGCATGCGCGTGTTGATCGGTACCAGTACCGCGCCGGCGCTATGGATGGCGAGCGCGGCGACGATCCATTCCCATATATTGGGCGCCCAGATGCCAACCCGGTCGCCGGGCCGGATGCCAAGCGCGATCAAGGCGCGCGTCGCACGCCAGCGCAGTTCGTCCAGCCCGGCGTAGGTCAGGCGCGTCGGGCCGTCATCAATCGCACAGGCATCGGGCCAGCGCGCGACGGCCGTGGACAACAGACAGGGTGTCGTATCCTGGAATGATAAGGAAGAAAGTGACATCGTATTAATCCGGAAATCGTATGCGAATCTCGGTGCTTGCTGCCGTTCCCTGGCAGGCGAGCGTCCAGCCTTCCGCCAGGTCGTCACTGTCGAGTACCGCGTTCGCGCGCAGCGACACTTCGCCTTTCTCGACCTTGCACATGCAGGCGCCGCAGGAACCGCTGCGACAGGAGTTCGGTGCTGCGAGGCCTGAGCGCAGCATGCTGTCGAGCAGCGTTTCGCCCGCTTTGCATTGCAATGCATGCGCGGTCCCGTCCAGCATCACCTCCAGCTCGGCAGCTGTCCCTTCTTGCGCTGCGGGCGATGCCACAGGCTGCGTGCCTGGATCGTGGTCGAGCGAGACAAAGCGCTCGATATGCATCCGCTCGCGCGGCACGTCGAGCGCCATCAAGGCTGCGCGTGCGCCGTCCATGAAACTGGCCGGTCCGCAGATGAAGCATTGCGCGGCACGCCATGGCGCGGCCAGTGCCTGCAATTGTGTACTGCTCGGTATCCCTTGCACCGAATCCAGCCAGTGCAGCACGGTCAGCCGCTGCGGGTAAGCAGCGCCCAGTTCGCGCAACACCTCGCGAAAAATCACGGATTTTTCATCGCGATTCGCATAGATCAGCGTCACGCGTCCGTCGCCATTCCTTAATGCAGACTTGGCGATCGACAGCACCGGCGTGATGCCGCTGCCGCCCGCGAATAGCAAAAAATCATCGTCCAGGTTGCGTGGGACGAAGACGCCTGCCGGCGGCAACGCTTCGACCGTACTGCCCGCGCGCAGCTGATCGCAGATCCAGTTGGACGCACGGCCGTCGGCGACCCGCTTGACGGTCACGCGCAACCTGGTGTCGATACCGGGCGCGCTCGACAGGGAATAGCAACGCGCCAGCGCACCCCGCTGATGCGGGATGCGCAAGGTCAAGAACTGGCCGGGCCGGTACTGGAACCGCTGCGTCAGCGATGCGGGAATGTCGAACACCAGCGACTTTGCATCGCTGGTTTCTTCGATCACTTCCGCGATCTTCAGCGTGTGATAGCCGTCATTCAATACGGCCGGCGCGGCTGCTTCGGCTAGCTCAGACATCGATCGAAGACTGTCCATTGTCAATGCGCAGTTCTGCGCCGTTAATGAAACGCGATTCGTCGGATGCGAGGAAGAGCACCAGGTTGGAAATGTCCTGCGGCATGCACATGCGTGCCATCGGATCGCCTTGCACTTCGACAGCGGCTGCCGGATCGACGTTCGCCATCAGGTTCATCACCATCGGGGTCAGAATACCGTCCGGGTGGATCGAATTGCAGCGGATCTTGTAGCCGCGCTGTTTGCAATGCGCGGCCACGCTGCGTGTCAGCGCGGTGACCGAGCCTTTCGACGCGCTGTAGGCGCAGAAATGTGCCATGCCGGCGATGGCGGCCAGCGACGACATGTTGATGATGGAACCGCCATTCTGCTTCATGGCGTCGACCGCGAATTTACAGCCAAGGAAATAACCGTCCGCATTGATCTTCTGGATCTTTTGCCACAATTCCAGTGACGTGTCCTCGATGCTTGCCATGGCGAGAATGGCGGCATTGTTGACCAGCACGTCGAGCTTGCCGAATTTTTCCAGCGTCGTCGATACGACTTTCTTCCAGTCGGATTCGCTTGCAATATCGTGCCGCATCGCCACGGCGCTTGCGCCGATTTCCTTGGCGACCGCTTGCACGCCTTCTTCATTGACATCGGTCAGCATCACCTGCGCGCCTTCCCGCGCCAGCAGCAATGCG
This window encodes:
- a CDS encoding CoA transferase subunit A — encoded protein: MALNKQLGAQDLVAQLRDGMTIGIGGWGPRRKPMALVREILRSDLKDLTIVTYGGPEVGMLCAAGKVRKLVFGFVSLDAIPLEPYFRRAREAGGMDICELDEGMLQWGLRAAAMRLPFLPTRVGLASDVHARYPDFKTISSPYADGETLLAMPALHLDVALLHVDQCDRLGNSRILGPDPYFDDLFARAAKRCYVSCEQLHERLDLGEHGSTDAARANSFERYLVTGVVHAPGGAHPTSCAPHYGWDMKHLKQYCASAEQENGWQAYANDYLAGGESDYQARVGGAAHIGSLPVTAI
- a CDS encoding enoyl-CoA hydratase; this encodes MAVDSAAAAEEVVQYMVEDGIATVTMHRPEYHNAQNSQMTYALDAAFRRAAADDEVKVIVLRGAGKHFSAGHDIGTPGRDINQSFERTSLWYDHVNKPGGEFLYAREQEVYLGMCRRWRELPKPTIAMVHGACVAGGLMLAWVCDLIVASEDAFFSDPVVRMGIPGVEYFAHPYELHPRIAKEFLFLGDRMNAQRAYQMGMVNRVVPRDFLEEETYCVARRIAQMPRLGLTLTKQAINHVEDLQGKRSAMDAAFAWHHFAHAHNELTSGDKLGGYDARSMAASQREQHGATPKKDDAA
- a CDS encoding VOC family protein, giving the protein MIDIRGLGYIVVETTDASQWRHYGEQVLGMMAEDGPEGALYLKMDERAYRFAVLPGKRDRYFASGWEVADASAFAQAVQLLQKHEVQLGSAGDCALRRVQEMCWVTDPSGNRHEIFWGAKSDFRRFVSPIGVPEFITSDMGLGHVVLPAPDFDRTYGFLADVLGFRLSDIFRVRFTPDPNEPEKRIHFMHCNNSRHHSLAIFEMPVESGCVHAMVEVPSMDEVGRALDRVRTHGVKMSATLGRHCNDHMTSFYMKTPGGFDLEYGHGGLQVDWDKHSVYEATAVSLWGHDFSIGYQ
- a CDS encoding FadD3 family acyl-CoA ligase, with the translated sequence MSLSSLSFQDTTPCLLSTAVARWPDACAIDDGPTRLTYAGLDELRWRATRALIALGIRPGDRVGIWAPNIWEWIVAALAIHSAGAVLVPINTRMRGYEAADILDDSGARLLFCIGDFLGSYYPDLLAAHKPATLERVIVLRAREAGDDGWERFLEQGDRILQQEAQTRAEAVQPDDLSDLMFTSGTTGRPKGVMTAHGQNLRAIASWGNAVGLTAGERYLIVGPFFHAFGYKAGWLAALMHGVTIVPQQVFDAEAVLARIAGERINILPGPPTLYHSILAHPTLAEFDLSSLRAAVTGAASIPPVLIERMRRELGFKTVLTGYGLTESCGFATLCEASDDADTIATTCGRAMPGIEVRCIDGEGRTAAPNVPGEVAIRGYNIMRGYFNDEAGTREAVDAEGWLRTGDVGTLDERGYLRITDRLKDMYISGGFNCYPAEIERLLSAHPAIAQVAVVGMPDERMGEVGKAYVVLRGDAALTSAELVAWARQRMANYKAPCAVEFLRELPMNAAGKVLKHQLRRAV
- a CDS encoding acyl-CoA dehydrogenase family protein; protein product: MDFTFSEDQTMLVDSVRKFLMNEVSPELIRELWTRPSGRSRELWSLLAAQGLTGLSVPEANGGMGLNDTDWVLIAQECGYHALPEPLLDTAWAAAGLIAALPDSDFRSQWLSKIADGSARIALAQPQSGLVPDAHWASLILLPQDGALYAVSPQLARLTLQPSVDASRRLFSIDWKTDDAERIATDAKAICDEAFNRSAVAAAAQLLGLAQRMLDLSIDYTAQRKQFGKPVGSYQAVKHHLADVAIRLEFARPVVHRAAYALAHRKPLAAVQVSHAKIAAAEAALLAARHGIQVHGAMGYTWEMDLQIFMKTAWALDAACGDRSFHLARVRDFALAGNAALGPAHTFEE
- a CDS encoding enoyl-CoA hydratase family protein, whose amino-acid sequence is MSKPFHTKVADGIAELVIDHAPVNALDCAGWHALAAELDALGCDERVRVIVLRGEGRGFCAGVDIKELAAHPERIVDVNAGNYASFRAVHRNPKPVIAAVHGFVLGGGIGLSGAADIVIASECARFGVPEIDRGAMGGGAHLQRLFPVQKVRWMYFTGLMIDAAEAYRLGGIERVVPRAQLREVAMETARAIATKSPEMLRLAKESLNGVEDGNLEDKYRWEQGFTLQAYMSLDSGEARSAFVEKRAANFSAAATNGA
- a CDS encoding CoA-transferase subunit beta, which gives rise to MANDQHDITLAELLIVACAEGWRGDGELLASGIGTIPRLAAGLAKLTHSPELLLTDGEAYLIEEPIPLGPRPEGFTLQAAGWMPFARIFECVWGGYRHALTMPSQIDRYGQTNISCLGADYDRPKTQLLGARGYPGNSINHINSYLVTSHGPRVFVKGEVDMVAGVGYNPARRTPGMRGDFIDLRRIVTDLCVLDFEGPQHAMRVRSLHPGVHFDDVQAATGFELLRAPEMGVTPLPDATQLDIIRRLDPHNLRASALRNNPPALRAAPRAEVPA
- a CDS encoding ferredoxin--NADP reductase, with product MSELAEAAAPAVLNDGYHTLKIAEVIEETSDAKSLVFDIPASLTQRFQYRPGQFLTLRIPHQRGALARCYSLSSAPGIDTRLRVTVKRVADGRASNWICDQLRAGSTVEALPPAGVFVPRNLDDDFLLFAGGSGITPVLSIAKSALRNGDGRVTLIYANRDEKSVIFREVLRELGAAYPQRLTVLHWLDSVQGIPSSTQLQALAAPWRAAQCFICGPASFMDGARAALMALDVPRERMHIERFVSLDHDPGTQPVASPAAQEGTAAELEVMLDGTAHALQCKAGETLLDSMLRSGLAAPNSCRSGSCGACMCKVEKGEVSLRANAVLDSDDLAEGWTLACQGTAASTEIRIRFPD
- a CDS encoding NAD(P)H-dependent flavin oxidoreductase, which translates into the protein MSAPSFLQTSLCTLLGCHYPIVQTAMGWVADARLVAATGNAGGFGFLAGATIEPERLEAEIRKVKELSDAPFGLNFHMFQPNAQDAVELAIKYRLRAVSYGRGPDKATIRRLKDAGVICMPTVGAVKHAVKAVEMGADVVTVQGGEGGGHTGAVPTTILLPQVLDAVKVPVVAAGGFFDGRGLAAALAYGAAGIAMGTRFLMSTESPVPPATLQHYLAANDAATIRVSHAIDGLPQRMLDNVYLAQLEQACGLRRLLLALRTAQQWRRHTGMSMAQMFGVAVKALRTGDTGVAQTLMAANAPVLIQRAMVDGVPDEGVLPSGQAAAAINRIESVNELIERIAAVAEQRLAVLAAGSAGVPSATNQTQKENA
- a CDS encoding SDR family oxidoreductase, with protein sequence MGRVNGKVVLVTGAASGVGKENALLLAREGAQVMLTDVNEEGVQAVAKEIGASAVAMRHDIASESDWKKVVSTTLEKFGKLDVLVNNAAILAMASIEDTSLELWQKIQKINADGYFLGCKFAVDAMKQNGGSIINMSSLAAIAGMAHFCAYSASKGSVTALTRSVAAHCKQRGYKIRCNSIHPDGILTPMVMNLMANVDPAAAVEVQGDPMARMCMPQDISNLVLFLASDESRFINGAELRIDNGQSSIDV
- a CDS encoding acyl-CoA dehydrogenase family protein gives rise to the protein MNLAYTERQRAFRAEIRGWLSEHIPKTPLQSFDTAEGFAQHREWERTLHSGRWSMVTWPQALGGRGCDLIEWLIFEEEYWRAGAPLRVNQNGIFLLGPTLMDYGTQEQKARFLPRMASGEDVWAQGWSEPGAGSDMAAIRCTAVQDGDSYVVNGQKIWSTRAVWADWLFGLFRTAPESKRHHGLSFLLLPLRSPGITVRPIKQLNGQTGFAEIFFDNVRVPLENRLGAEGAGWQVAMATAGFERGLMLRSPARFQETARALAALYQQRKARDGGVDPVLGEAVARAWMDAEAYALSTYATACRLQKGGHIGAESSTNKVFWSELDVRMHETALRLAGPFAELTGGAPLAVDHGHWLEGFMFAQSGPIYAGTNEIQRNIIAERMLGMPRS